The proteins below are encoded in one region of Pseudonocardia sp. DSM 110487:
- a CDS encoding alpha/beta fold hydrolase: MPFARHGEHKLHYEVTGSGPVLVMHPGMYEVGSAWTLKGYTPALRGQFTVVEVDPLAHGASDAPHDPSAYTLERRVGDVLEVLDDLGADEAAYWGYSMGAWVGCGIAKFAPQRCTALVLGAWDPIGGIETAYDDAVQRLGMSADSDWVEVVRRMAYAAPEQVPVVDAGDPQAFRLSHHGFEGQAGLDAALASAGVPLLMYCGSSDPYHDNIGAAAKRAGGQFASIPDADHGTTTWRAQEILAYALPFLSAATR; encoded by the coding sequence GTGCCATTTGCACGCCACGGCGAGCACAAGCTGCACTACGAGGTGACGGGATCAGGACCGGTGCTGGTGATGCACCCGGGGATGTACGAGGTCGGGTCGGCGTGGACGCTCAAGGGGTACACACCCGCGCTCCGCGGCCAGTTCACCGTGGTGGAGGTCGATCCATTGGCCCACGGCGCTAGCGACGCGCCCCACGACCCGTCCGCCTACACACTGGAACGCAGGGTCGGGGACGTACTGGAGGTCCTCGACGACCTTGGCGCGGACGAAGCCGCCTACTGGGGCTACTCGATGGGTGCTTGGGTCGGCTGCGGCATCGCCAAGTTCGCGCCGCAGCGATGCACGGCGCTGGTCCTCGGTGCCTGGGACCCGATCGGCGGCATCGAGACCGCCTACGACGACGCCGTGCAGCGGCTGGGGATGTCGGCCGACTCGGACTGGGTGGAGGTGGTCCGGCGGATGGCATATGCCGCACCAGAGCAGGTGCCCGTCGTCGACGCCGGGGACCCGCAGGCATTCCGGCTGTCGCACCACGGGTTCGAGGGCCAAGCCGGCCTCGACGCTGCCTTGGCGTCGGCGGGGGTGCCGTTGTTGATGTACTGCGGTTCCTCGGACCCCTACCACGACAACATTGGCGCGGCGGCGAAGCGAGCCGGTGGCCAGTTCGCCTCGATTCCCGACGCCGACCACGGCACCACCACTTGGCGCGCCCAGGAGATACTCGCGTACGCGCTGCCGTTCCTCAGCGCCGCAACCCGCTGA
- a CDS encoding winged helix-turn-helix transcriptional regulator, whose amino-acid sequence MSHRHTAVTHQVRSLAPGADEPAVEDCPLREVLALIGDKWSTQVLVQLGDGPRRFTELERSIEGVSRRMLTLSLRGLERNGLITRTVYPEVPPRVEYACTSLTEQIREPLEALAAWVASSRTTIAAARRAYDQSGARATSSAR is encoded by the coding sequence TTGTCACACCGCCACACGGCTGTAACGCACCAGGTCAGAAGCCTCGCCCCCGGCGCGGATGAGCCGGCTGTGGAGGACTGCCCGCTGCGGGAGGTTCTCGCGCTCATCGGCGACAAGTGGAGTACCCAGGTCCTGGTCCAGCTCGGCGACGGCCCTCGGCGCTTCACCGAGCTCGAGCGATCGATCGAGGGAGTGAGCCGGCGCATGCTGACGCTGTCGTTGCGCGGGCTCGAACGCAACGGTCTGATCACCCGCACCGTGTACCCGGAGGTACCGCCGCGCGTCGAGTACGCCTGCACGTCGCTGACCGAGCAGATCCGAGAACCCCTGGAAGCCCTGGCCGCCTGGGTCGCCAGCAGCAGAACCACGATCGCCGCCGCACGGCGCGCCTACGACCAGAGCGGCGCCCGCGCGACGAGCTCGGCTCGCTGA
- a CDS encoding MFS transporter, protein MRYGFLLHYEGLSVTTAAADIPVSGTTSTARASSTFIALRVPNFRIYLSAHAIASTGTWMQNIALEWLVLELSGSPAAVGIAMACQFLPMLLLGMYGGMIADRYPKRAVLMVTQTLNGILSGVLAVMTITGHVRVEHVYLFALAAGLVFVVDNPTRQVFVNEVVPDRYVRNAIALNAAVFQTSRLVGPAVAGVMIATVGSGWAFAANAASYVAPIVGLLLIRSADLIRTPPVERAPGQLRSALRYVAERPHVAWTIVLVGVVGTFGLKFPVVLTAMADETFAGGAQLYGLFNVVLAVGSVAGALIAGGRTRTRLRTIVLAGAAFGVAQFAAALAPGLGVFLAALVAMGVVNLAFQAMANSSVQSWVDGDVRGRVMSLYMLAFVGGTPLGGPVVGWITDAFGARVGMAFCGLVPLLAAVGVAAVLARHSRAERAAEPALA, encoded by the coding sequence ATGAGGTACGGATTTCTGTTGCACTACGAAGGGTTATCCGTGACAACGGCTGCGGCCGACATACCCGTGAGCGGGACCACATCCACTGCTCGCGCATCCAGCACATTCATCGCACTCCGCGTCCCCAACTTCCGTATCTACCTCAGTGCTCACGCGATCGCCAGCACCGGCACGTGGATGCAGAACATCGCCCTGGAATGGCTGGTTCTGGAGCTCAGCGGGAGCCCCGCCGCCGTCGGCATCGCGATGGCCTGTCAGTTCCTGCCGATGCTGCTGCTCGGCATGTACGGCGGCATGATCGCCGACCGCTACCCGAAGCGGGCCGTCCTGATGGTCACCCAGACCTTGAACGGCATCCTGAGCGGCGTCCTCGCCGTCATGACGATCACCGGGCACGTGCGTGTCGAGCACGTCTACCTGTTCGCGCTCGCCGCCGGCCTCGTGTTCGTCGTCGACAACCCGACGCGCCAGGTCTTCGTCAACGAGGTCGTGCCGGATCGGTACGTCCGCAACGCCATCGCCCTGAACGCGGCGGTCTTCCAGACCAGCCGCCTCGTCGGGCCTGCGGTGGCCGGCGTCATGATCGCCACGGTGGGCTCGGGGTGGGCGTTCGCCGCGAACGCCGCGTCCTACGTCGCCCCGATCGTCGGCCTGCTGCTCATCCGCTCCGCCGACCTGATCCGCACGCCGCCGGTGGAACGGGCGCCAGGGCAGCTGCGCTCGGCGTTGCGCTACGTGGCCGAGCGCCCGCATGTGGCCTGGACGATCGTGCTCGTCGGCGTCGTCGGCACGTTCGGGCTCAAGTTCCCGGTGGTGCTCACGGCGATGGCCGACGAGACGTTCGCGGGTGGGGCGCAGCTCTACGGACTCTTCAACGTCGTGCTGGCGGTCGGCTCGGTGGCGGGTGCGCTGATCGCGGGCGGGCGCACCCGGACGCGCCTGCGGACGATCGTGCTCGCCGGGGCCGCGTTCGGTGTCGCCCAGTTCGCGGCGGCACTGGCGCCGGGGCTGGGGGTCTTCCTCGCTGCGCTGGTGGCGATGGGCGTGGTGAACCTGGCGTTCCAGGCGATGGCGAACTCGTCGGTGCAGTCGTGGGTGGACGGCGACGTCCGTGGCCGCGTGATGAGCCTCTACATGCTCGCCTTCGTCGGGGGAACGCCGCTGGGCGGGCCCGTCGTCGGCTGGATCACCGACGCCTTCGGCGCGCGGGTGGGCATGGCCTTCTGCGGGCTGGTCCCTCTGCTCGCCGCCGTGGGAGTGGCAGCCGTGCTCGCCCGGCACTCCCGCGCGGAGCGGGCGGCCGAGCCGGCGCTCGCCTGA
- a CDS encoding LysR family transcriptional regulator: protein MIYDPAQLQTFLAVAQTRSFTQAAARLGIRQPTVSQHVRKLEEATGRVLVHRDTHSVSMTPDGEAMIGFARSILAAHEQAANYFNGERPHGRLRIGMSDDLALTRLPQILRDFRRDHPLVDLDLSIDQSGFLHRRLENDKLDLFVGKRPRGEPRGQLVKRDRLVWVGTAATRLDPTKPLPLVVYPNPSLSRSAMESALQRATITYRPACVCRGVNGLIGAVAAGIGISALASSLVPVQLTPLGPQHRLPELGYLDLVLLTNPRTEGRPAAKALAAAVLASGPTSLSAT, encoded by the coding sequence ATGATCTACGACCCGGCCCAGCTCCAGACGTTCCTCGCCGTCGCCCAGACCCGCAGCTTCACGCAGGCCGCTGCGCGGCTCGGCATCCGGCAGCCCACGGTCAGCCAGCACGTCCGCAAGCTCGAGGAGGCCACCGGGCGCGTGCTCGTGCACCGGGACACGCACAGCGTCTCGATGACGCCCGACGGCGAGGCCATGATCGGGTTCGCCCGGTCCATCCTCGCCGCGCACGAGCAGGCGGCCAACTACTTCAACGGGGAGCGACCGCACGGGCGGCTGCGGATCGGGATGTCCGACGACCTCGCGCTCACCCGGCTCCCGCAGATCCTGCGCGATTTCCGCCGCGACCACCCGCTCGTCGACCTCGACCTGTCCATCGACCAGAGCGGCTTCCTGCACCGCAGGCTGGAGAACGACAAGCTCGACCTCTTCGTGGGCAAGCGTCCCAGGGGCGAGCCGAGGGGCCAGCTCGTGAAGCGCGACCGCCTCGTCTGGGTCGGCACGGCGGCCACCCGGCTCGACCCGACCAAGCCGCTCCCACTGGTCGTCTACCCGAACCCGAGCCTGTCCCGCTCCGCGATGGAGAGCGCCCTGCAGCGCGCCACCATCACCTACCGCCCCGCGTGCGTGTGCCGCGGGGTCAACGGCCTGATCGGGGCGGTCGCGGCGGGCATCGGGATCTCGGCGCTGGCCAGCAGCCTCGTCCCGGTGCAGCTCACCCCGCTCGGCCCGCAGCACCGGCTGCCCGAGCTCGGCTACCTCGACCTCGTCCTGCTCACCAACCCGCGCACCGAGGGCCGCCCGGCCGCGAAGGCACTGGCGGCCGCCGTGCTCGCAAGCGGCCCGACCAGCCTCTCGGCCACATGA
- a CDS encoding VOC family protein — protein sequence MIDHLVYATPDLDATVADLAGQGLALSPGGSHDGRGTRNALADLGGGAYLEVLGPDPDQPVPGEPRPGGVDALTAPRLVAWATPVADLDDAVAAARARGHDPGAARDMARLRGDGVRLAWRLTPMPATVPAVLPFLIAWGDTEHPSVSAAHGARLESFTVAHPDPAAVRERLAALGVTDLTVEPAPEPALRAVIRTPSARVELA from the coding sequence GTGATCGACCACCTCGTGTACGCCACCCCCGATCTCGACGCCACCGTCGCCGACCTGGCCGGGCAGGGGCTCGCCCTCAGCCCCGGCGGCTCCCACGACGGCCGGGGCACCCGCAACGCTCTCGCCGACCTCGGCGGCGGCGCCTACCTCGAGGTACTCGGCCCCGACCCGGACCAGCCCGTACCCGGAGAGCCGCGGCCGGGCGGCGTCGACGCGCTCACCGCCCCGCGCCTGGTCGCGTGGGCGACGCCGGTCGCGGACCTGGACGATGCCGTGGCCGCGGCACGTGCCCGCGGCCACGACCCCGGCGCCGCACGCGACATGGCCCGCCTGCGCGGTGACGGGGTGCGGCTGGCGTGGCGGCTCACCCCGATGCCAGCCACCGTGCCCGCGGTGCTGCCGTTCCTCATCGCGTGGGGCGACACGGAACACCCCAGCGTGAGCGCCGCCCACGGCGCGCGGCTGGAGTCGTTCACGGTCGCGCACCCCGACCCGGCGGCCGTTCGGGAGCGCCTCGCCGCACTCGGCGTCACCGACCTCACGGTCGAGCCGGCACCCGAGCCGGCGCTCCGCGCGGTGATCCGGACGCCGTCCGCCCGCGTCGAGCTCGCCTGA
- a CDS encoding DUF2306 domain-containing protein, which translates to MAWITYVDGSTPIAHPERTTPRPARPTIEDMDLQVLRPRRIWLMLLVAVVAGAALAGPYALGSSRIEVDGGPHHALLVAHIFTATVALVLGPLQFVPAIRARRRWHRRIGRTYLMAGVLPSALAAVPVALLSGRLVTQVGLVIVAIGWLVTGGLAVRAIRRGDVAAHRAWMTRNYALTFLAVTARIVVPILLLTGLSTGAITPADAPAAVTSLIPVGQVLGCVINLIVAEVLIRRARRGRTASGSPRGAPARVPARP; encoded by the coding sequence ATGGCGTGGATCACCTACGTCGACGGGAGTACGCCGATCGCCCACCCTGAGCGGACGACGCCCCGGCCGGCGCGGCCGACGATCGAGGACATGGACCTCCAGGTGCTGCGCCCCCGCCGGATCTGGCTGATGCTGCTGGTCGCGGTGGTCGCCGGCGCGGCGCTGGCCGGCCCGTACGCGCTCGGGTCCAGCCGGATCGAGGTCGACGGGGGCCCGCACCACGCCCTGCTGGTCGCGCACATCTTCACCGCGACCGTGGCGCTGGTGCTCGGGCCGCTGCAGTTCGTGCCTGCCATCCGCGCCCGCAGGCGGTGGCACCGCCGGATCGGGCGCACCTACCTCATGGCAGGCGTGCTGCCCTCGGCGCTGGCCGCCGTCCCGGTCGCGCTGCTGTCGGGCCGGCTGGTCACCCAGGTCGGGCTCGTGATCGTCGCGATCGGGTGGCTGGTGACCGGCGGGCTGGCGGTCCGCGCGATCCGCCGGGGCGACGTCGCGGCGCACCGCGCGTGGATGACGCGCAACTACGCGCTGACCTTCCTCGCCGTCACCGCCCGGATCGTGGTGCCGATCCTGCTGCTGACGGGGCTTTCCACCGGCGCGATCACGCCCGCCGACGCACCTGCTGCCGTGACGTCGCTGATCCCGGTCGGTCAGGTCCTCGGCTGCGTGATCAACCTGATCGTCGCGGAGGTGCTGATCAGGCGAGCTCGACGCGGGCGGACGGCGTCCGGATCACCGCGCGGAGCGCCGGCTCGGGTGCCGGCTCGACCGTGA
- a CDS encoding superoxide dismutase gives MTYSLPDLPYDYGALAPHITGEIMELHHSKHHQTYVGALNQTLDKLADARDKGDFSTIVGLEKTLAFNLGGHVNHSTFWQNLSPDGGDQPTGELAAALDEHFGSFDAFQAHFTAAATTIQGSGWAILGWDTLGQRLLIHQLYDQQANLPAGQIPIAMLDMWEHAFYLQYRNVKPDYVKAWWNVVNWADAQARFEKARGA, from the coding sequence ATGACGTACTCGCTGCCCGACCTGCCCTACGACTACGGCGCCCTCGCCCCGCACATCACCGGCGAGATCATGGAGCTGCACCACTCCAAGCACCACCAGACCTACGTCGGCGCCCTCAACCAGACCCTCGACAAGCTCGCCGACGCCCGCGACAAAGGCGACTTCAGCACCATCGTCGGCCTCGAGAAAACCCTCGCCTTCAACCTCGGCGGCCACGTCAACCACTCCACCTTCTGGCAGAACCTCTCCCCCGACGGCGGCGACCAGCCCACCGGCGAACTCGCCGCCGCCCTCGACGAGCACTTCGGCTCCTTCGACGCCTTCCAGGCCCACTTCACCGCCGCCGCCACCACCATCCAGGGCTCCGGCTGGGCCATCCTCGGCTGGGACACCCTCGGGCAGCGCCTGCTCATCCACCAGCTCTACGACCAGCAGGCCAACCTCCCAGCAGGCCAGATCCCCATCGCCATGCTCGACATGTGGGAACACGCCTTCTACCTGCAGTACCGCAACGTCAAGCCGGACTACGTCAAGGCCTGGTGGAACGTCGTGAACTGGGCCGACGCGCAGGCGCGCTTCGAGAAGGCCCGCGGAGCCTGA
- a CDS encoding flavin reductase family protein, whose product MTATGTAARTGLLASAFRDAFRHHPTGVAVVTARDGAGGPVGLTASSVASVSLSPPALVLSISHRASAAAALLAADWFLVHLLEARNVELAMRFATSDADRFGPATGWTPLATGEPWFPEAPTALRCRPLTRTPVGDATVVTAEVVGVRSSGRAGMPLIHHDRGYHVLGPALPVS is encoded by the coding sequence ATGACCGCGACCGGGACAGCAGCGCGGACGGGCCTGCTCGCGAGCGCGTTCCGGGACGCTTTCCGCCACCACCCCACCGGCGTCGCCGTGGTCACCGCGCGCGACGGCGCCGGCGGGCCGGTGGGGCTCACCGCCTCGTCGGTGGCGTCGGTGTCGCTCTCGCCGCCCGCGCTCGTGCTGTCGATCTCCCACCGGGCGAGCGCGGCCGCGGCGCTGCTGGCCGCCGACTGGTTCCTCGTGCACCTGCTCGAGGCGCGCAACGTCGAGCTGGCCATGCGCTTCGCGACGTCGGATGCGGACCGGTTCGGCCCTGCCACCGGGTGGACGCCGCTCGCCACCGGGGAGCCGTGGTTCCCGGAGGCGCCGACGGCGCTGCGCTGCCGCCCGCTGACCCGCACCCCGGTCGGGGACGCGACGGTGGTCACCGCGGAGGTGGTCGGGGTGCGCTCCTCGGGACGCGCGGGGATGCCGCTGATCCACCACGACCGCGGGTACCACGTCCTCGGACCGGCGCTGCCCGTTTCGTGA
- a CDS encoding ATP-dependent Clp protease ATP-binding subunit: MPQDRPGPNPGPFDDLFERLIGNLESTLGDTLGGTTGRRPATGGRTPKLDRFGRDLTADAARGALDPVIGRDAEIDQVLEVLSRRTKNNPVLVGDPGVGKTAIAEGVAQRVADGAVPEALRGVRVVALDLGGMVAGTRYRGDFEQRLTGVIDEVVAAERSIVLFLDELHAVIGAGSAEGAPMDAATLLKPALARGDLRLIGATTMREYRRHIEKDAALERRFEPVPIAEPTVEATIGILRGLRPRYEEHHGVRISDAAIVAAAEMSDRYVPDRFLPDKAIDLLDRASSRARIRAGEPAGPVDSAGNHAGEEELEQLRRAREVAVDAEDFERAHLLTREIEAAEVALGVPAPNLRKDSGSVEIGPDDVARIVSDSTGIPIAQLTGAERRKLLDLEALLHRRVVGQNEAVETVADAVRAGRAGLAHPDRPVGSFLFLGPTGVGKTELARALAEALFGNPDALLRFDMSEFSDRSSAFRLVGAPPGHVGYDDAGQLTEAVRRTRYAVLLLDEIEKANAEVINTLLQVLDAGRLTDSHGRAVDFTHTVVIMTSNLGADRLLAAAGRPVDEVREGVLAIARLHFRPEFLNRIDDIVLFSALDRGELRRITEMLLEGTADRLRAQGVELEATPAAIDWLAERGHQPELGARPLRRTIAREVDRVLSRLIIGGELGPGGRVVADVREGALVLEPQAPGGSASAK, encoded by the coding sequence GTGCCGCAGGACCGACCCGGACCCAACCCCGGGCCTTTCGACGACCTCTTCGAGCGGCTCATCGGCAACCTCGAGAGCACGCTCGGCGACACGCTGGGCGGAACCACCGGCCGGCGCCCCGCCACCGGCGGCCGCACCCCCAAGCTCGACCGGTTCGGCCGGGATCTCACCGCCGACGCCGCACGGGGCGCGCTCGACCCGGTGATCGGCCGCGACGCCGAGATCGACCAGGTGCTGGAGGTCCTCTCCCGCCGCACGAAGAACAACCCGGTGCTCGTCGGCGACCCGGGCGTCGGCAAGACCGCGATCGCGGAGGGCGTCGCCCAGCGGGTGGCCGACGGTGCCGTCCCGGAGGCGCTGCGGGGTGTGCGGGTGGTGGCGCTCGACCTCGGCGGCATGGTGGCGGGCACCCGCTACCGCGGCGACTTCGAGCAGCGGCTCACCGGCGTCATCGACGAGGTCGTGGCCGCGGAGCGCTCGATCGTGCTGTTCCTCGACGAGCTGCACGCCGTGATCGGCGCGGGATCCGCCGAGGGCGCGCCGATGGACGCAGCCACCCTGCTCAAGCCCGCGCTCGCCCGCGGCGACCTGCGGCTGATCGGTGCCACCACGATGCGGGAGTACCGGCGCCACATCGAGAAGGACGCCGCGTTGGAGCGCCGCTTCGAGCCCGTGCCGATCGCGGAGCCGACGGTCGAGGCCACGATCGGGATCCTGCGGGGTCTGCGCCCGCGCTACGAGGAGCACCACGGCGTGCGGATCAGTGACGCGGCCATCGTGGCCGCCGCCGAGATGTCCGACCGGTACGTACCCGACCGGTTCCTGCCCGACAAGGCGATCGACCTGCTGGACCGGGCGAGCTCCCGGGCGCGGATCCGAGCAGGCGAGCCCGCGGGCCCGGTCGACAGCGCGGGGAACCATGCCGGTGAGGAGGAGCTGGAGCAGCTGCGCCGGGCGCGCGAGGTGGCCGTCGACGCCGAGGACTTCGAGCGCGCCCACCTGCTCACCCGCGAGATCGAGGCGGCCGAGGTCGCGCTGGGCGTCCCCGCCCCGAACCTGCGCAAGGACAGCGGATCCGTCGAGATCGGGCCCGACGACGTGGCCCGCATCGTCTCCGACAGCACCGGCATCCCGATCGCCCAGCTCACCGGCGCCGAGCGGCGCAAGCTGCTGGACCTCGAAGCGCTGTTGCACCGGCGGGTCGTCGGGCAGAACGAGGCCGTCGAGACCGTGGCCGACGCGGTGCGCGCGGGGCGCGCCGGCCTCGCCCACCCGGACCGGCCGGTGGGCTCGTTCCTGTTCCTCGGCCCCACCGGCGTCGGCAAGACCGAGCTGGCACGGGCGCTCGCCGAGGCCCTCTTCGGCAACCCCGACGCGCTCCTGCGCTTCGACATGAGCGAGTTCTCCGACCGCAGCAGCGCGTTCCGGCTGGTCGGCGCGCCACCCGGGCACGTCGGCTACGACGACGCCGGCCAGCTCACCGAGGCCGTCCGCCGCACCCGCTACGCCGTGCTCCTGCTCGACGAGATCGAGAAGGCGAACGCCGAGGTCATCAACACGCTGCTGCAGGTGCTCGACGCGGGCCGGCTCACAGACTCACACGGCCGCGCCGTCGACTTCACCCACACCGTGGTGATCATGACGAGCAACCTCGGCGCCGACCGCCTCCTCGCCGCCGCGGGACGGCCCGTCGACGAGGTCCGGGAGGGCGTGCTCGCCATAGCACGCCTGCACTTCCGACCCGAGTTCCTCAACCGGATCGACGACATCGTGCTCTTCTCCGCCCTCGACCGCGGCGAGCTGCGGCGCATCACCGAGATGCTGCTCGAGGGCACGGCCGACCGGCTGCGGGCACAGGGCGTCGAGCTCGAGGCCACGCCCGCCGCCATCGACTGGCTCGCCGAGCGCGGCCACCAGCCCGAGCTCGGGGCCCGGCCACTGCGACGCACCATCGCGCGCGAGGTCGACCGCGTGCTCTCCCGGCTGATCATCGGCGGCGAGCTGGGGCCCGGTGGGCGGGTGGTGGCGGACGTGCGCGAAGGGGCGCTGGTGCTGGAGCCGCAGGCACCGGGCGGATCCGCATCGGCGAAGTGA
- a CDS encoding SAM-dependent methyltransferase, with protein sequence MSHDDAERGTGMDTTVPHSARIWNYWLGGKDNYAVDREAGDEFVKLMPDILTAARETRAFLVRAVRYLAGEAGIRQFLDIGTGLPTANNTHEVAQAVAPDAHVVYVDNDPLVLAHARALLRSAPEGRTLYLDADMNDPDAVLRGASEVLDLTQPVAVLFFGVLGHIPDTTQARNLVRALVAATPTGSYLALSDGVPTEQATAAHDQYAETGAVPYNLRTPDELRSFFDGLEFVEPGFGPVPLWRPERVIGDQAPVPDAPWGGVARKP encoded by the coding sequence ATGAGCCATGACGACGCGGAGCGCGGCACAGGCATGGACACGACCGTTCCCCACTCGGCCCGCATCTGGAACTACTGGCTCGGCGGCAAGGACAACTACGCCGTCGACCGCGAAGCGGGCGATGAGTTCGTCAAGCTCATGCCGGACATCCTCACCGCGGCCCGCGAGACGCGCGCCTTCCTCGTGCGCGCGGTGCGCTACCTCGCCGGTGAAGCCGGCATCCGCCAGTTCCTCGACATCGGAACCGGGCTCCCGACCGCCAACAACACCCACGAGGTCGCCCAGGCCGTCGCCCCGGACGCCCATGTGGTCTACGTCGACAACGACCCCCTCGTCCTGGCCCATGCCCGTGCCCTGCTCAGGAGCGCGCCCGAGGGCCGAACCCTCTACCTCGACGCCGACATGAACGACCCCGACGCCGTCCTGCGGGGCGCCTCCGAGGTCCTCGACCTGACACAACCCGTGGCGGTGCTGTTCTTCGGCGTCCTCGGCCACATCCCCGACACCACCCAGGCACGCAACCTGGTCCGAGCGCTGGTCGCGGCGACGCCCACGGGAAGCTACCTCGCCCTCTCGGACGGCGTACCCACCGAACAGGCCACCGCGGCGCACGACCAGTACGCCGAGACCGGCGCCGTGCCCTACAACCTGCGCACCCCCGACGAGCTGCGCAGCTTCTTCGACGGCCTCGAATTCGTCGAGCCCGGCTTCGGACCGGTGCCACTCTGGCGACCCGAACGCGTCATCGGAGATCAAGCCCCGGTGCCGGACGCACCCTGGGGTGGAGTCGCGCGGAAACCCTGA
- a CDS encoding MarR family winged helix-turn-helix transcriptional regulator: METGRPGAALFRLVRYWSRRWILQASEDLTGEQRRVQDILVLDAVAAASRHGAEVAVADVAHQLGIDRSGASRFVTAAVENGYLERRPSEADARRAVLTLTPSGRELLAASHAWQEKAFARLTAGWDPEDAGRFAGYLRRLESELP, from the coding sequence TGGAAACGGGAAGGCCGGGGGCGGCGCTGTTCCGCCTGGTGCGGTACTGGTCGCGGCGCTGGATCCTGCAGGCGTCGGAGGACCTGACGGGGGAGCAGCGCCGGGTGCAGGACATCCTCGTGCTCGACGCCGTGGCGGCCGCGTCCCGGCACGGCGCCGAGGTTGCGGTCGCCGACGTCGCCCACCAGCTGGGGATCGACCGCTCCGGCGCCAGCCGGTTCGTGACGGCTGCGGTGGAGAACGGGTACCTGGAGCGCAGGCCGTCCGAGGCCGACGCCCGGCGGGCGGTGCTCACCCTCACTCCGTCCGGTCGCGAGCTGCTCGCCGCCTCGCACGCGTGGCAGGAGAAGGCGTTCGCCCGGCTCACCGCAGGCTGGGATCCGGAGGACGCCGGCCGGTTCGCCGGGTATCTGCGGCGGTTGGAGTCCGAACTGCCCTGA